Within Felis catus isolate Fca126 chromosome A1, F.catus_Fca126_mat1.0, whole genome shotgun sequence, the genomic segment AGAAGTACTCTCACGTGGACCTGGTGGTGATGGTAGATGGCTTTGAAGGCGAAAAGGGGGCCGTGGTGGCTGGAAGTCGAGGGTACTTCCTGAAGGGGGTCCTGGTATTCCTGGAACAGGCGCTCATCCAGTATGCCCTTCGCACTTTGGGGAGTCGGGGCTACACTCCCATTTATACTCCCTTTTTCATGAGGAAGGAGGTCATGCAGGAAGTGGCACAGCTCAGCCAGTTTGACGAAGAACTGTATAAGGTGATTGGCAAAGGCAGTGAAAAGTCAGATGACAACTCCTATGATGAGAAATACCTGATTGCCACATCAGAGCAGCCTATAGCTGCTCTGCACCGGGACGAGTGGCTGCGGCCCGAGGATCTGCCAATCAAGTATGCCGGCCTGTCCACCTGCTTTCGCCAGGAGGTGGGCTCCCATGGCCGAGACACCCGCGGCATCTTTCGAGTCCATCAGTTTGAGAAGATTGAACAGTTTGTCTACTCGTCACCACACGACAACAAGTCATGGGAGATGTTTGAAGAGATGATTGCTACCGCAGAGGACTTCTACCAGTCTTTGGGGATCCCTTACCACATTGTGAATATTGTCTCAGGTTCTTTGAATCATGCTGCCAGTAAGAAGCTTGACCTGGAGGCCTGGTTTCCGGGCTCCGGAGCCTTCCGTGAGTTAGTCTCCTGTTCTAACTGCACAGACTATCAGGCTCGCCGGCTCCGAATCCGATATGGGCAAACCAAGAAGATGATGGACAAGGTAGAGTTTGTCCACATGCTCAATGCCACAATGTGCGCCACCACTCGCACCATCTGCGCCATCCTGGAGAACTACCAGACAGAGAAGGGCATTGTTGTGCCTGAGAAATTGAAGGAGTTCATGCCGCCAGGTCTCCAAGAACTGATCCCTTTTGTGAAGCCTGCCCCCATTGACCAGGAGCCAtcaaagaagcagaagaagcagCATGAGGGCAGCAAAAAGAAAGGGGCAGCAAGAGATGTCCCCCTAGAAAGCCGGCTGCAGAACATGGAGGTCACTGATTCTTGAACATTCCTTCCTCCCGGTTTGTCAGGCTTTCGTTTCTGTCAGCTGGGATCTCAGAACCTGCCCACGGGCAGGGAAGCCAAGCACCCACTCGTCCCCGCCCCATCTGACTGCATTGCTAAAAGGGGAACAGTCTGCCGTGTACAATACAACGTTCCTGTCTCTTTGCATGGGCATAGGATCCAATCACTGATGACTGATGAAACCATGTAATAAAGCATCTCTGGggaaggctaaaaaaaaaaaaaaaaaaaaaaaaaaaaaaaaaaaaaaaaaagtcaaaaatataaaattaagcttATCTTTCCTGGCTCCTGAAACAGCAGTTAATGTGATCCACAAAACCTAGTACTCAAAacatggtttttacattttaaatgaatattgttATTGATGGTAATGGAAAATAAGGATGTGTGCATAAAATTTCATCTTATAACCCCAAGCATTACGTTGTCCAATAGTTTAACCTTTCCCTACTGTAGCAGCCGTCAAGGAGGAGCAAAATGAATGATTAGAATTCATCTCCTCTCTCTTCTACCATTGGACATGCTAATGAGCATAAGAATTAGCAAAAAGCAGGAATGATGGGCCAGAGGTGAAAGCAGTAAATGAcaaaaaagcaagtcacaaaaaTGAAGAATCACTCTCTAAGTAATATAAAGTTGATTATGCGGTATTATGGATAATTACCCTTCAAAAGCACTTTAACAATGAAAATCATTTACAAACAGCTATCACTTGCATACTCCTAAAGGGCTCACATCCTAATTGCCCCTAACTGCACTTGTTATTGCTAAACTAATGCATGTACAACGTGGGGCCGGGGTCTTTCTTTCATGTCAAGGATAACACCGGGGTACATGAAAGCCCATCCAGTGTTCAATACTGCGAGGCACTAAGGAGTTAAGTGGATAATCATACAGGCACAGGAGCCAGATTGCCTGGGTCAAAGCCTGACCCCACCTCTAAGGAGCTTTTTGATCTCAGGCAAGTGTTCTTAACTACTCTGTGCCTGAGTTTCTCAGCTTTGAAATATGTGTTATAACAGTGCTGTCTAATAAAGCATACATAAGTCCATACATACAAGACACTTGCAAGAGTATCAAGAACATGATAAAAGTCAACAGAAGTTAACTAATAATTAGCTGTgtaaacaaaatgataaagaatttCCAGAACGGAAGGAATTACGTCTACATATGACAAGTGGTGggagtcaaggaaggcttcaaaAGGAAGATACTAGTTAGACCTGAAGTCTTGGTatgaaggaaaatggagaaaggacaatttagaaagagaacaaacaagACTGAGGAACATGGAGGCACCTGGTGGACTCCAATGGTGGGAAGAAGACCTGTCTTCTAGAAGTGGTGGGAAGTGAAGCCAAAATCTTGGACATTAGGATACACACTGGTAAGGAGGTTCTAAAGCTTGTTAAGGTTAGGAAAGACTTGGCTAGACATAAGATTTAGAAGGAACTCAGCAGTGTGGTAGGGTCCCCCAGCCtaaggagagagaataaaagggagagaaaacttcaaggtaacctggctatgTGCCaatgtgacaacatccctcatgacctgtAAACTGAGActacttaatcagactacatgcttgtgtgtgttaccatatatggaagacaaagaaatagaaaatgtataaaaaactatGCCACATGACATTCAGGGCTCAGTTCTTCGGGTACTAACCCAACTGAGCGATGCTggcatgaataaagttgcttcctggaaattaAAAGGCCTCAGTGTCATGACTCTgggtgagaatcctgctacagcaGCAGCCGAAAGGCTTCTTGAGCTAACGGTGAGATAACCCAGATTCACTGAAAGATAGTATACTGTAAGGCTATCACTGCAGATTATTTAAATCCTAAATCCATCAGCCactgcacatatacatatatgtatatatgtatgtatgtatgtatgtgtgtgtgtgtatataatatataatctttaaCAAAACTTTGTGTAACTACTTGCCGTCATATGGTGCATATACTCGAGATCAACAAATTTAAATGATCTGCTCAAACaaacacagctagtaagaggcagAACTGAGTCTTCAAACATCCATGTCTATTGGGTGCCAGGGCCCTCGTTCTTTCCACAACATCTAGCTCCCTTCCCAGTCTGTTCAATGGCATTAATCTAACACAGCCAACAGTAAGGACCTATACATGGCTATAAGCAATGTAGACGAACAGTGGATGGTTGCTTCCCAATGTCTTGACCATGAGCTATGAAAGGGGAAGGTAGCAAATGTAATTCTCAATTCCCTAGCATGAGTAATCAGCCTCTGAGTggaagaaagatattttatgaGAAAGGTGACAGACTTAGTTTAAATATGTGGTGAATTTGAAGTGCCTTTGAGACATCCACTTGGAAAGATTCAGTTGGCAGGTAGAAAGAGAGCTTGAAGCTTCCCAGCAAGGCTAGGCTGCAGACAGACTTAGGAGATATCAAGGATTGGGTGATAGATGgtaataagaaaaagagagatttgtACAGTGGaaacatgtaaagaaataagaaaatgagaaagaagatcTTTTGTTTGTGATACTGGCTTAAATCAT encodes:
- the LOC101092731 gene encoding serine--tRNA ligase, cytoplasmic-like, with translation MVLDLDLFRVDKGGDPALIRETQEKRFKDPGLVDQLVKADGEWRRCRFRADNLNKLKNLCSKTIGEKMKKKEPVGDESIPEDVLNLDDLTADTLANLKVSQIKKVRLLIDEAILKCDAKRVRLEAERFENLREIGNLLHPSVPISNDEDADNKVERIWGDCTVRKKYSHVDLVVMVDGFEGEKGAVVAGSRGYFLKGVLVFLEQALIQYALRTLGSRGYTPIYTPFFMRKEVMQEVAQLSQFDEELYKVIGKGSEKSDDNSYDEKYLIATSEQPIAALHRDEWLRPEDLPIKYAGLSTCFRQEVGSHGRDTRGIFRVHQFEKIEQFVYSSPHDNKSWEMFEEMIATAEDFYQSLGIPYHIVNIVSGSLNHAASKKLDLEAWFPGSGAFRELVSCSNCTDYQARRLRIRYGQTKKMMDKVEFVHMLNATMCATTRTICAILENYQTEKGIVVPEKLKEFMPPGLQELIPFVKPAPIDQEPSKKQKKQHEGSKKKGAARDVPLESRLQNMEVTDS